One window of the Eucalyptus grandis isolate ANBG69807.140 chromosome 8, ASM1654582v1, whole genome shotgun sequence genome contains the following:
- the LOC120286960 gene encoding GEM-like protein 7 → MDKRNPNGHVLQSTRTGYALGAIPVEKLPLLTVWCTDTGRSSGEAISKHEGPGKRSFWWESFDEVWRDNSRETLLSLSEHLSTTQSPSSSDGSPSPSFDASVDEEDSKKGTTRQLGRKHSSFAYRVIDHVKLGAKLSETVKGKLSLGAKVIQEGGRENIFKHIFGMNEKEKFLKASQCYLSTSSGPIGGLLFISTEKVAFCSDRSIDFPSPTGEIVKAPYKVSIPTRKIKSANESENVDKPAQKYVQIVTEDDYEFWFMGFLRYEKAFKNLEKALSAAKEAKISL, encoded by the exons ATGGATAAGCGAAATCCTAATGGACATGTGCTGCAGTCCACACGAACAGGGTACGCGCTGGGCGCCATTCCagttgaaaa GCTTCCGCTTCTCACCGTGTGGTGCACGGATACAG GAAGATCAAGTGGAGAAGCAATTTCAAAGCATGAAGGACCAGGAAAGAGATCGTTTTGGTGGGAGTCCTTTGATGAAGTCTGGCGAGACAACTCCAGAGagacccttctctctctctctgaacaTCTCAGCACAACCCAGAGCCCTTCTTCTTCGGATGGCTCTCCCAGTCCTTCCTTCGACGCCa GTGTAGATGAAGAGGACTCCAAGAAGGGAACCACCAGGCAGTTGGGGAGAAAACACAGCAGCTTCGCATACAGAGTAATAGATCATG TGAAGCTCGGGGCTAAGCTGTCTGAAACCGTGAAGGGGAAGCTGAGTTTGGGAGCCAAAGTGATTCAAGAAGGCGGAAGGGAGAACATTTTCAAGCATATTTTCGGCATGAATGAGAAGGAGAAGTTCTTGAAGGCCTCGCAGTGCTATTTATCCACATCGTCTGGTCCAATAGGAGGACTTCTCTTCATCTCCACTGAGAAAGTTGCCTTCTGCAGTGACAGATCCATCGATTTCCCTTCCCCAACTGGAGAAATAGTCAAAGCACCTTACAAG GTTTCAATACcaacaaggaaaataaaatcagcGAATGAGAGTGAGAATGTGGACAAGCCGGCGCAGAAGTATGTGCAGATTGTAACCGAAGATGATTACGAGTTTTGGTTCATGGGGTTCCTGAGATATGAGAAAGCCTTCAAGAATCTCGAGAAAGCCCTTTCTGCGGCCAAAGAAGCGAAAATCTCCTTGTGA